The following proteins are encoded in a genomic region of Zea mays cultivar B73 chromosome 9, Zm-B73-REFERENCE-NAM-5.0, whole genome shotgun sequence:
- the LOC100383380 gene encoding uncharacterized protein LOC100383380 has protein sequence MLRKMTDLKSYFSQASSGSRLSTRASGVCNEPEYKLEFKRIIVKIPMVKMLMVKSKIRKLDKCNCLDLLELDTTKHFIRYMVFGCKWIVIKMTTK, from the exons ATGCTTCGTAAAATGACAGATTTAAAGAGCTATTTTAGTCAAGCTTCTAGTGGAAGTAGACTAAGCACTCGCGCTAGTGGAGTTTGCAATGAACCGGAATACAAGTTGGAATTCAAGAGAATAATAGTGAAGATACCAATGGTGAAAATGTTAATGGTCAAGTCGAAGATAAGAAAACTAGACAAATGCAATTGTCTAGATCTTCTAGAACTAGACACAACTAAAC ATTTTATTCGCTATATGGTATTTGGTTGTAAATGGATTGTAATCAAGATGACTACTAAATAA